A stretch of Synechococcus sp. WH 8020 DNA encodes these proteins:
- the rdgB gene encoding RdgB/HAM1 family non-canonical purine NTP pyrophosphatase produces MSNRVLVIASGNAGKIREFSNLLQQFPLQVDPQPDGIQVEETGITFRDNALLKARAVAEATGHWALADDSGLSVDALGGAPGVYSARYANSDPERIERLLRELGDRTDRQARFSAALCIAAPDGSVLAAVEGHCEGSITFSARGTQGFGYDPVFEVKNSGLTFAEMTLDHKKQHGHRGRAFALLKPELEKLLENNPSQDPGTTPIP; encoded by the coding sequence ATGAGCAATCGCGTCCTGGTCATTGCCAGCGGCAACGCCGGCAAAATCCGAGAGTTTTCGAACCTGCTTCAACAATTTCCTCTGCAAGTGGATCCTCAACCCGATGGAATCCAGGTGGAAGAAACCGGAATCACCTTCCGCGACAATGCACTTCTCAAGGCTAGGGCCGTGGCGGAAGCCACGGGCCATTGGGCGCTCGCCGATGATTCCGGCCTAAGCGTGGATGCGCTGGGTGGTGCTCCAGGGGTCTACTCCGCGCGCTACGCAAACTCAGACCCCGAACGCATCGAGCGTCTCCTCAGAGAGCTGGGAGACCGCACCGACCGCCAGGCGCGCTTTAGTGCGGCGCTTTGCATCGCGGCTCCTGACGGCAGCGTGCTTGCAGCAGTGGAAGGTCACTGCGAAGGATCGATCACCTTCAGCGCCCGGGGGACTCAAGGGTTCGGGTACGACCCCGTGTTTGAGGTCAAAAACAGTGGGCTTACCTTTGCTGAAATGACTCTGGATCACAAAAAACAACACGGGCATCGAGGTCGCGCCTTTGCCCTGCTAAAGCCAGAGCTGGAGAAGCTTCTCGAGAACAACCCAAGCCAAGACCCGGGCACGACGCCAATTCCTTAA
- the ygfZ gene encoding CAF17-like 4Fe-4S cluster assembly/insertion protein YgfZ, which produces MSKLLWDQNFPVLRLEGSGSRTFLQGQTSADIQQAEEGDLLPACWLDATGRVQALLEIRMDATGADVLVLAGAVDAVHQGFDRVIFPADRVRLKGIRQQRRQELLVQAQPMEPVNVFWTEDEPSASDRFPASEAANANQLDCWRLAQGWPLSAGELDGTTNPFELGLSPWVHLNKGCYLGQETVAKLASKGEVKQQLRSWRALSSELQGTVPQRGTVLRREGERAGVITSALEIPSAEGASQEWIGLALVRRQALADPQLSLDNNQGSIQMFKPQAFSEPPTRI; this is translated from the coding sequence ATGAGCAAGCTCCTTTGGGATCAAAACTTCCCAGTGCTGCGCCTCGAAGGGAGTGGCAGCCGCACGTTCCTTCAAGGTCAGACCAGCGCCGACATCCAGCAGGCTGAAGAGGGCGATCTTCTGCCGGCCTGCTGGCTCGATGCCACCGGACGGGTGCAGGCCCTGCTTGAAATCCGAATGGACGCCACAGGCGCTGATGTGCTCGTTCTGGCTGGAGCGGTGGATGCCGTTCACCAAGGGTTCGATCGGGTGATTTTTCCCGCCGACCGCGTTCGCCTCAAAGGAATCCGACAACAACGACGACAAGAGCTGCTGGTCCAAGCCCAGCCGATGGAGCCAGTCAATGTGTTCTGGACAGAGGATGAGCCCAGCGCAAGCGATCGCTTCCCAGCCAGTGAGGCCGCCAACGCCAACCAACTCGATTGTTGGCGCCTGGCACAGGGGTGGCCTCTCAGTGCTGGTGAATTAGATGGAACCACCAATCCCTTTGAACTGGGCCTGTCTCCCTGGGTGCACCTCAACAAAGGGTGTTATCTGGGGCAGGAAACGGTGGCAAAGCTTGCTTCTAAAGGTGAAGTCAAGCAACAACTGCGGAGTTGGCGGGCCCTCTCCAGTGAGCTTCAAGGGACTGTTCCTCAGCGGGGCACCGTGCTCCGCCGCGAGGGTGAACGGGCTGGTGTGATCACCTCCGCACTCGAGATTCCTTCTGCGGAGGGGGCGTCCCAGGAATGGATTGGCCTCGCCTTGGTGCGCCGACAAGCTTTGGCAGATCCCCAACTCAGCCTCGACAACAATCAAGGATCGATTCAGATGTTCAAACCGCAGGCCTTTTCAGAGCCACCTACACGCATTTAG
- a CDS encoding Glu/Leu/Phe/Val dehydrogenase dimerization domain-containing protein, with the protein MTMASLQSAGTPAVSVLAQHVSDHLSVFVVAESSDTGKPANGGLRLLNYSSDEACIADGHRLASLMTHKHDLYGTGFAGGKIVARAAEPASVKDELISITAGLLQSLDGAMITGCDLNTSLEDMERLMSLTPHVLAAVGSPVDASAATAFGTVGAVEAVLAQSLTEAKPGKALVHGCGAVGGTVAKTLIQHGWQVCTVDMNPERAGLPGATPLPPSSPWWEQELDLLLPCSISGLIDPEMASALQVKAIVPAANAPFQQPEIADDLRRRSIRVLPDPLVNAGAVIADSIERFSPEAWGQATPQQVYDFVRHEVRQRATDFLKQRGDGLTVSDALVEVAAHTGKDPIGLSFGLAA; encoded by the coding sequence ATGACCATGGCCTCTCTGCAATCCGCCGGCACCCCTGCGGTGTCGGTGTTGGCTCAACATGTCTCCGATCATCTATCGGTGTTTGTCGTAGCCGAAAGCAGCGATACCGGCAAACCCGCTAACGGTGGATTGCGGCTGCTGAATTACTCCAGCGATGAAGCCTGCATCGCTGATGGGCATCGGTTGGCCAGTCTGATGACCCATAAGCACGATCTCTATGGAACGGGCTTCGCTGGCGGCAAGATTGTCGCCAGGGCTGCGGAGCCTGCCTCTGTCAAAGATGAGTTGATCAGCATCACCGCTGGGCTACTCCAATCCTTGGATGGAGCCATGATCACCGGCTGTGATCTCAACACAAGCCTGGAAGACATGGAGCGACTGATGTCGCTCACCCCCCATGTGTTGGCTGCCGTCGGAAGCCCTGTGGATGCAAGCGCTGCTACTGCCTTTGGGACAGTGGGTGCCGTTGAGGCGGTGCTCGCACAATCGCTGACAGAAGCCAAGCCAGGCAAGGCCCTGGTGCATGGATGCGGAGCCGTGGGTGGAACGGTGGCGAAAACCTTGATCCAGCATGGCTGGCAGGTCTGCACCGTCGATATGAATCCAGAGCGGGCGGGGCTTCCAGGAGCGACACCCCTACCCCCCAGCAGTCCGTGGTGGGAACAGGAACTCGACCTCCTGTTGCCCTGCTCCATCTCAGGCCTGATCGACCCGGAAATGGCCAGCGCTTTGCAGGTCAAAGCGATTGTTCCAGCCGCCAATGCTCCTTTCCAACAGCCCGAAATTGCCGATGATCTGCGACGCCGCAGCATCCGCGTCCTGCCCGATCCACTCGTGAATGCCGGGGCCGTGATTGCCGACTCGATCGAGCGCTTCTCGCCTGAGGCTTGGGGGCAAGCCACACCTCAGCAGGTGTACGACTTTGTGCGCCATGAAGTGCGTCAGCGCGCTACTGATTTCTTAAAACAACGAGGAGATGGCCTCACTGTCAGTGACGCTCTGGTTGAAGTTGCTGCCCACACCGGTAAAGATCCCATAGGACTCAGCTTCGGACTAGCCGCATGA
- a CDS encoding BCCT family transporter, whose translation MSESPTPVRSSLSQPPLWVGAIPLLVFLLVSAIDLALAKHFTETGKTIVSHSLGGLWQWMVMLLFLIALAIAISPVGKLRLGGATAKPSLKFFDWCAVLICTLLAGGGVFWSAAEPLYHFQTPSPVFEGVVGSTAAAVDPALAVSFLHWGFLAWALVATTTTITFSILEQRGEPLRPRTLLVNILPKGWVNGPIGDLADGLSVVAAIAGTVGPLGFLSLQLSNAAGQLPWLSDSAGLQSLVVVLLTAVFATSTVSGIQKGIKWLSELNVWLTLVLGAGLLILGPGLWLIQHFFSGFWTYLLHLPQMALMPRSDVTEPWLNSWTVFYWGWFLGYAPLMGLFTAGVSRGRSIRELVLAVAILCPIVTNLWFTLLGGTGMNLELAGSGISDALAQNGAAAALLAILSALPLSGLLIPVGLLLVVLFMCTSADSMSYAAAMVVSGRNEPSQRLRLFWALMIGSLTLVLLRIGTGLGDSTSIDALQAFIVITAVPVTPLVLFTLWSAPRLAFKEWQRSGQAAE comes from the coding sequence TTGTCTGAATCCCCCACCCCCGTCCGCTCGTCTTTGAGCCAACCACCCCTTTGGGTTGGTGCCATTCCGCTGCTGGTTTTTCTGCTTGTCTCCGCCATCGATCTGGCGTTAGCGAAGCACTTCACGGAAACCGGCAAAACCATCGTCAGCCACTCGCTCGGGGGGCTCTGGCAATGGATGGTGATGCTGCTGTTCCTGATCGCCCTTGCCATTGCCATCAGTCCGGTCGGGAAACTTCGGCTTGGGGGAGCAACAGCAAAGCCCAGTCTGAAATTTTTCGATTGGTGTGCCGTCTTGATTTGCACCCTGCTCGCGGGCGGCGGCGTGTTCTGGTCTGCAGCGGAGCCGCTCTACCACTTCCAAACCCCCTCCCCTGTCTTTGAGGGAGTGGTGGGAAGCACAGCGGCAGCTGTTGATCCGGCTCTAGCCGTGAGCTTTCTGCACTGGGGCTTTCTCGCCTGGGCGCTCGTGGCCACCACCACCACGATTACCTTTTCCATTTTGGAACAACGCGGCGAACCGCTGCGGCCTCGCACTCTCCTCGTCAACATCCTTCCAAAGGGTTGGGTGAATGGTCCGATTGGAGATCTTGCCGATGGCCTGTCGGTTGTTGCGGCGATCGCAGGCACGGTTGGCCCGCTTGGTTTCCTGTCGCTTCAACTCAGTAATGCGGCAGGACAACTCCCATGGCTGAGCGATAGTGCCGGACTTCAGTCCCTGGTGGTGGTTCTGCTGACTGCAGTCTTTGCCACATCCACCGTGAGTGGAATCCAAAAAGGGATTAAGTGGCTGTCGGAGCTCAATGTATGGCTCACGCTCGTATTAGGGGCCGGGTTGCTGATCCTCGGTCCTGGCCTCTGGCTGATCCAGCATTTTTTCAGCGGTTTTTGGACCTACTTGCTGCATCTGCCTCAAATGGCCTTGATGCCGCGATCTGACGTCACTGAACCCTGGTTGAACAGCTGGACTGTTTTCTACTGGGGCTGGTTTTTGGGCTATGCGCCACTCATGGGGCTGTTCACGGCGGGAGTGAGCCGCGGCCGCAGCATCCGTGAACTTGTTCTCGCGGTAGCCATCCTCTGCCCGATCGTGACCAATCTCTGGTTCACCTTGCTTGGTGGAACTGGAATGAACCTGGAACTCGCAGGGTCAGGCATCAGTGATGCACTGGCGCAAAACGGGGCTGCTGCTGCCTTGCTTGCGATCCTGAGTGCCCTTCCCCTCTCAGGCTTGCTTATCCCAGTCGGGCTTCTGTTGGTGGTGCTGTTCATGTGCACAAGTGCCGATTCGATGAGTTATGCCGCCGCCATGGTGGTGAGCGGACGCAATGAGCCATCGCAGAGGTTGAGGTTGTTCTGGGCCTTGATGATCGGCAGCCTCACCTTGGTGTTGTTGAGAATCGGAACGGGCTTAGGGGACAGCACCTCCATTGATGCCCTCCAAGCCTTCATCGTGATCACAGCAGTGCCTGTCACACCACTGGTGTTGTTCACGCTGTGGAGCGCTCCAAGACTCGCTTTCAAGGAATGGCAACGCAGCGGTCAAGCTGCTGAATGA
- a CDS encoding TM0106 family RecB-like putative nuclease, whose translation MGATPLADKPLTDRLLRSWVRCRRRAWLDRHANPDDRLYTAHRTLQLDDQQRSFVALLPGKPGHGLAACERGDTGVVGVRLRGVMLDDSALKGSALEAHPPLLERVKGSSRWGDFAYRPVIARQGRRLTREHRLQLALAGRLLVEFQGGPVPDGLAVAGSGRRLERERLPLGNSLNRQLDDSLLRLSADLNRPDPPALAADRRKCTLCSWRGLCNDVASQEGHLSEVSGIGAKRREMLQDIGINSLQALAAANPKELGGQLKRFGDQHAAMAAPLVAQARVQRDGVVERLDALPALPELRNAPGVLLYDIESDPDARDDFLHGFVRLPNGGVHSWDLTRATYHPLLVLQEHGEKRCWQRIQRFLATYPDWPILHYGETESLALLNMAKRQGVSDQELQALRERLVDVHARLRAHWQLPLSSYGLKAVAGWRGFKWGQSGVDGARALLWWRQWRGEGVLARGSSHTLRWILTYNRDDGLATWAVAQWLLSGDQRLD comes from the coding sequence ATGGGTGCCACCCCTCTCGCTGACAAGCCACTCACGGACAGGTTGCTGCGCAGCTGGGTGCGCTGCCGAAGGAGGGCATGGCTCGATCGCCATGCCAATCCTGATGATCGGCTTTACACCGCGCATCGCACGCTGCAGCTCGATGACCAACAGCGCAGTTTTGTGGCCTTGCTGCCGGGTAAGCCAGGGCATGGCCTTGCTGCTTGCGAGCGCGGTGATACCGGTGTGGTGGGGGTGAGATTGCGCGGGGTCATGCTGGATGACTCAGCGCTAAAGGGTTCGGCTTTAGAGGCCCATCCGCCACTGCTTGAAAGAGTGAAAGGGTCGAGTCGCTGGGGTGACTTTGCCTATAGGCCCGTGATTGCTCGGCAGGGTCGCCGTTTAACCAGAGAACATCGTTTGCAGCTCGCCCTGGCTGGACGCCTGTTAGTGGAATTCCAGGGTGGGCCTGTGCCTGATGGCCTTGCGGTGGCTGGCTCGGGGCGACGCTTGGAGCGTGAGCGTCTTCCTCTTGGCAACAGCTTGAATCGCCAGCTTGATGACTCTCTGCTGAGATTGTCGGCCGACCTCAACAGACCCGATCCGCCAGCTTTGGCGGCAGATCGCCGCAAATGCACGCTTTGTAGTTGGCGGGGGCTCTGCAACGACGTTGCGTCTCAAGAAGGGCATCTCAGTGAGGTGAGTGGGATTGGCGCCAAAAGGCGCGAAATGCTTCAAGACATTGGGATCAATAGCCTCCAGGCCCTAGCTGCAGCAAACCCCAAGGAACTTGGCGGGCAGCTCAAGCGCTTCGGCGATCAGCATGCAGCGATGGCGGCCCCTTTGGTGGCCCAAGCCCGTGTCCAAAGAGATGGGGTGGTTGAACGTCTTGATGCGCTCCCCGCATTACCTGAATTGCGGAATGCTCCAGGGGTGTTGCTCTATGACATCGAATCAGATCCTGATGCCCGCGATGACTTTTTGCACGGATTTGTGCGCTTGCCCAATGGCGGCGTTCACAGCTGGGATCTCACCCGTGCCACGTATCACCCGCTGCTGGTGCTTCAGGAGCATGGGGAGAAGCGTTGTTGGCAAAGGATCCAGCGATTTCTTGCCACCTATCCCGATTGGCCGATCCTTCACTACGGCGAAACCGAATCGCTGGCTCTCTTGAACATGGCCAAACGCCAGGGGGTTTCAGATCAAGAGCTGCAAGCCCTGCGCGAGCGGTTGGTTGATGTGCATGCCCGCTTGCGTGCCCATTGGCAGCTCCCCCTCAGCAGCTATGGCCTGAAGGCCGTAGCGGGGTGGAGAGGATTTAAGTGGGGCCAGTCAGGGGTCGATGGAGCGAGGGCTTTGTTGTGGTGGCGTCAGTGGCGAGGTGAGGGGGTGCTGGCGCGGGGCTCCAGCCATACCTTGCGTTGGATCCTCACTTACAACCGCGACGATGGATTGGCCACATGGGCGGTGGCCCAATGGTTGTTGAGTGGTGATCAACGCCTGGACTAA
- a CDS encoding MFS transporter produces MPNRRLWLVSLLFVAWLIWAETSFQFYDHALGRDLQLSASRVSLIAGSFLVPYGLLQIPVGRLLDQGRVDRWIWIAALMASGFSLTFAFSTDLVGLMLSRMGTGVACAVAFPASALLARRALPQNRFALAMGLTDSLLGWGAVFAALIPLVFPWTVWRQLVVFQALFLAVMVVVPVMVLGRGLPSPEPHKDGRLVSTVHWDRAGVGTVIKACLMYAWGGGFVFGLAQYGLISGLRVWGAERTQWMSLTMSFGIGTGMVLAGWIGSRSSRRGLVLLMGTGMSVLALIALLQLPNQAGGLLLLAALGLGLGLGSSVLAFPIAEDAAPPGQTALTVAIVNTTGTVTGGVMSIVSGLILEASGPGDLSPVLMVYGLFGLFGVAVAAWIQFSSVPAHSAA; encoded by the coding sequence ATGCCCAATCGCCGCCTCTGGTTGGTCAGCTTGCTGTTTGTGGCCTGGCTGATCTGGGCAGAGACCAGTTTTCAGTTTTATGACCATGCGCTTGGCCGTGATCTGCAGCTCTCGGCGAGTCGGGTCTCCTTGATCGCTGGAAGCTTCCTGGTTCCCTATGGCTTGCTGCAGATTCCCGTCGGGCGGCTGCTCGACCAGGGTCGAGTTGATCGCTGGATCTGGATTGCCGCCTTGATGGCCTCCGGGTTCAGTCTGACCTTTGCGTTCAGTACCGATCTTGTTGGGCTGATGCTCAGCCGTATGGGAACAGGGGTTGCCTGTGCTGTGGCCTTTCCTGCATCGGCCTTGTTGGCACGTCGCGCCTTGCCGCAGAACAGATTTGCCTTGGCGATGGGCCTCACCGATAGCTTGCTTGGTTGGGGTGCTGTCTTTGCTGCTCTGATTCCGCTGGTGTTTCCGTGGACGGTTTGGCGCCAGTTGGTGGTCTTTCAAGCTCTTTTTCTGGCCGTGATGGTGGTGGTGCCTGTGATGGTCCTTGGCCGCGGTTTGCCATCTCCTGAGCCCCATAAGGATGGACGCCTGGTCAGCACTGTGCACTGGGACCGCGCTGGTGTTGGCACGGTGATCAAGGCTTGTTTGATGTACGCCTGGGGTGGTGGTTTTGTGTTTGGTTTGGCCCAGTACGGGCTGATTTCAGGATTGCGTGTTTGGGGTGCTGAGCGCACGCAGTGGATGTCCCTGACGATGTCGTTTGGGATCGGAACTGGGATGGTGTTGGCTGGTTGGATTGGTAGTCGCTCAAGCCGCCGCGGGCTGGTGTTGCTCATGGGCACCGGCATGAGTGTGTTGGCGTTGATCGCTTTGCTCCAGCTTCCCAATCAAGCGGGAGGCCTGTTGTTGCTGGCAGCGCTTGGCCTCGGTCTTGGGCTTGGGTCCTCGGTCCTAGCGTTCCCCATTGCCGAAGACGCAGCACCTCCAGGTCAAACCGCCCTCACCGTGGCCATCGTGAATACCACTGGCACCGTGACGGGCGGGGTGATGTCGATCGTGTCGGGGTTGATCCTTGAGGCCTCAGGACCGGGTGACCTCAGTCCGGTCCTTATGGTTTATGGCCTCTTTGGCCTCTTTGGCGTCGCGGTCGCGGCTTGGATTCAGTTCAGCAGCGTGCCTGCTCATTCAGCAGCTTGA
- a CDS encoding SAM-dependent methyltransferase — protein sequence MAIAMTTGYSAQTEGARLCIDAASDWALTCVDQLTNDCSHVLMDYGAADGGTAVGLWSQVLDQLHKRQPKAHLTLIGNDLPSNDNVALAENIAKQLGRPPNPTVLVSARSFYEPLVAPETVSFGFSATAMHWLSESPGPLNTHTHVLASDDKEALERFTAQAMKDWASILELRSVELAVGGRLLTVNLSRDDEGRYLGHNGGVTRNVHDQLHQIWRGLADEGVISEEIYRKGTILNFYKSPEEFMAPLKDKTSAAYLNGLRLVDERTVHVPCPYRKRWDEDADTAAFAEGLMATIRSWSRHSFASVAGDETADLVYERLKQRIAESPEEWSLDYVEHHQIMERVA from the coding sequence ATGGCCATCGCCATGACCACGGGTTACAGCGCGCAAACCGAAGGCGCACGCCTCTGCATCGATGCCGCCTCGGACTGGGCCCTGACTTGTGTTGATCAATTAACGAACGATTGCAGCCATGTGCTGATGGATTACGGCGCTGCCGACGGCGGCACCGCTGTTGGGCTGTGGTCTCAGGTCTTAGATCAGCTGCACAAACGACAGCCCAAAGCCCATCTCACTTTGATCGGCAACGATCTGCCCAGTAACGACAACGTTGCTTTAGCCGAAAATATTGCCAAGCAGCTGGGGAGGCCCCCCAATCCCACCGTGCTGGTGAGTGCTCGCAGCTTTTATGAGCCCCTTGTGGCCCCTGAAACCGTGAGTTTCGGATTCTCAGCCACAGCCATGCATTGGTTGAGTGAATCCCCTGGCCCCCTCAACACGCACACCCACGTGCTCGCCTCAGACGACAAAGAGGCCCTTGAGCGATTCACCGCTCAAGCCATGAAGGACTGGGCCAGCATCCTCGAACTGCGCAGCGTGGAGCTCGCCGTGGGCGGTCGCCTCCTGACCGTGAATTTGTCCCGTGATGACGAGGGCCGTTACCTCGGTCACAACGGCGGCGTGACGCGCAATGTCCACGACCAGCTGCATCAGATCTGGCGTGGCCTCGCTGATGAAGGTGTGATCAGCGAAGAGATCTACCGCAAAGGCACGATCCTGAACTTCTACAAGTCTCCAGAGGAGTTCATGGCTCCCCTGAAGGACAAGACGTCAGCGGCCTACCTCAATGGTCTAAGGCTCGTTGATGAGCGCACCGTTCACGTCCCCTGCCCCTATCGCAAGCGTTGGGACGAAGACGCTGACACCGCAGCCTTCGCCGAGGGACTGATGGCGACGATCCGTAGCTGGAGCCGCCACAGTTTCGCCTCAGTGGCTGGTGATGAGACAGCGGATCTCGTCTACGAGCGTCTCAAGCAGCGCATTGCAGAGTCTCCAGAGGAGTGGAGTCTGGATTACGTAGAGCATCACCAAATCATGGAGCGTGTGGCCTGA
- a CDS encoding FAD-dependent oxidoreductase — MTSTSLPASAAVVIIGGGMAGLSCAASLARRGISDVILLEGKTLAHARASSFGETRMFREMYSDPVLCRLAQEANRLWREEETHAGEILRDTHGLLFYGESWDEETIEGSIPGARKVMDDQGIPYEALNAAQIAERFPLKPKAHFTGLFEPTAGAVRSDKVIAHWVRTARHAGHQVIEHSPVSSIDADGGGVTLEDGHHINAGHVVVACGIWSQLLLAPLGLAPKLEIWPMLWAHYTVDPALASRYPQWFCFQQERGDDGGLYYGFPSLSTTADGRPRIKAGIDWSPQELRVAEPNAMCTEAPARLLELLDTFLFNELDGVQERVETVMSPYSMTSDVNFVLDRLSPKLSLFAGGSGQSFKFAPLIGDSLARLASGEQPAADISCWSHQRDAVRA, encoded by the coding sequence ATGACATCCACCTCTCTCCCCGCCAGCGCAGCAGTGGTGATCATCGGAGGCGGCATGGCCGGCCTCAGCTGTGCCGCATCACTCGCGCGCCGAGGAATCAGCGACGTGATTCTTCTTGAAGGCAAAACGCTGGCCCACGCACGAGCCAGCAGCTTCGGCGAGACCCGAATGTTCCGGGAGATGTATTCCGACCCGGTGCTCTGCCGTCTCGCCCAAGAAGCAAATCGCCTTTGGCGGGAAGAGGAGACCCATGCCGGGGAAATTTTGCGTGACACCCATGGGCTTCTTTTTTACGGAGAAAGCTGGGATGAGGAGACGATCGAAGGATCGATCCCCGGAGCTCGCAAGGTAATGGATGATCAGGGCATTCCCTACGAAGCCCTGAATGCCGCTCAGATCGCAGAGCGCTTCCCGCTGAAACCCAAGGCCCATTTCACCGGATTATTCGAACCCACCGCTGGTGCCGTCCGCAGCGACAAAGTTATTGCCCATTGGGTTCGTACCGCCCGTCATGCAGGCCATCAGGTCATTGAACACAGTCCTGTTAGCAGCATTGATGCTGATGGCGGCGGCGTCACCCTCGAAGACGGTCATCACATCAATGCAGGGCATGTTGTTGTGGCCTGCGGCATCTGGAGTCAACTCCTACTGGCCCCATTAGGACTTGCTCCAAAGCTTGAAATCTGGCCGATGCTCTGGGCCCATTACACCGTGGATCCAGCTCTCGCCAGCCGTTACCCCCAGTGGTTTTGTTTCCAACAGGAGCGCGGCGATGACGGAGGCCTCTATTACGGCTTCCCCTCCCTCAGCACCACCGCTGACGGGCGTCCTCGCATCAAAGCCGGGATCGACTGGTCTCCCCAGGAGCTCCGCGTCGCCGAACCCAATGCCATGTGCACCGAAGCGCCGGCCCGCCTCCTGGAGCTCCTGGATACCTTCCTGTTCAACGAACTGGACGGCGTGCAAGAGCGGGTGGAAACGGTGATGAGCCCTTACTCCATGACCAGCGATGTGAATTTCGTGTTGGACCGGCTCAGCCCCAAACTGAGCCTGTTTGCCGGTGGATCCGGCCAATCGTTCAAATTTGCGCCGCTGATTGGTGATTCGCTGGCCCGTCTTGCCAGCGGCGAACAACCCGCTGCAGACATCTCCTGCTGGAGCCATCAACGCGACGCCGTCCGCGCCTGA
- a CDS encoding phosphoglucomutase/phosphomannomutase family protein translates to MSSPLPLDASPIRFGTDGWRGILGVDITVERLLPVAVAAAQELLHQAPEGLNSRTVVIGYDRRFLAPELAEVVAAAVRGCDLEPLLTETAVPTPACSWAVVERQVLGALVITASHNPPEWLGLKIKGPFGGSVEGTFTAAVERRLAAGGITVPVAGSCERFDGRGEHLAGLRTKFDLQALTVGLQAMGLHVFVDPMHGSAAGCVADLLGEDAKDLITEIRTNRDPLFGGCAPEPLAPHLGELMAAVKASKAAGRNAVGLVFDGDGDRIAAVDENGRFCSTQQLMPLLIDHLARAKSLPGSVVKTVSGSDLMRLVAEDLGREVLELPVGFKYIAAEMLAGEVLIGGEESGGVGFGMHLPERDALFAAMLVLEALVEGKQPLGERMTAIQERCGGEAHYDRLDLRLADMDSRRRLEALLADTPPQEVAGCPVIEVVTTDGVKLRLGPSHWLMLRFSGTEPLLRLYCEAPSPSRVEEVLNWARTFADAI, encoded by the coding sequence GTGTCTTCCCCGCTCCCACTGGATGCCTCCCCGATCCGTTTTGGTACCGATGGTTGGCGAGGCATTTTGGGGGTGGATATCACCGTGGAGCGATTGCTCCCTGTTGCCGTCGCTGCAGCCCAGGAGCTCCTCCACCAAGCACCTGAAGGTTTAAACAGCCGCACGGTGGTGATCGGCTATGACCGCCGCTTCCTCGCCCCTGAGCTCGCCGAAGTGGTGGCGGCAGCCGTCCGCGGCTGCGACCTAGAGCCGCTTCTCACCGAGACGGCCGTTCCCACTCCGGCCTGCAGCTGGGCGGTGGTGGAGCGCCAAGTGCTTGGAGCCCTGGTGATCACCGCCAGCCATAACCCTCCGGAATGGCTTGGCCTCAAAATCAAAGGTCCCTTTGGTGGATCGGTCGAGGGCACCTTCACTGCAGCGGTGGAGCGACGTCTGGCCGCTGGAGGCATCACGGTGCCGGTAGCTGGCAGTTGCGAACGCTTTGATGGTCGCGGAGAGCATCTCGCAGGATTGCGAACCAAATTCGACCTCCAGGCTCTGACCGTTGGACTGCAGGCCATGGGCCTCCACGTGTTCGTCGATCCCATGCATGGGTCTGCAGCTGGTTGCGTCGCAGACCTCTTGGGAGAGGATGCCAAGGACCTCATCACCGAGATCCGCACCAATCGAGATCCGCTGTTTGGTGGATGCGCGCCGGAACCCCTGGCCCCTCACCTGGGGGAACTGATGGCTGCGGTGAAAGCCTCCAAAGCAGCGGGCCGGAATGCCGTTGGACTGGTCTTTGATGGCGATGGCGACCGCATTGCCGCCGTGGATGAAAACGGACGGTTCTGCAGCACCCAGCAGTTGATGCCACTGCTGATCGATCACTTGGCTCGCGCCAAATCTCTTCCTGGATCAGTGGTGAAAACGGTGAGCGGCTCAGACCTCATGCGTCTTGTTGCGGAAGATCTGGGACGGGAAGTCCTTGAACTGCCTGTGGGCTTCAAGTACATCGCCGCTGAAATGTTGGCCGGAGAGGTGCTGATCGGCGGCGAGGAGTCCGGCGGCGTGGGATTTGGCATGCACCTACCAGAACGCGACGCCCTGTTTGCCGCCATGCTCGTGCTCGAAGCGTTGGTGGAAGGGAAGCAACCCCTTGGCGAGCGCATGACAGCCATCCAAGAGCGCTGTGGTGGCGAGGCCCATTACGACCGCCTTGATCTCCGCCTCGCTGACATGGATTCGCGCCGCCGGCTGGAAGCCCTGCTAGCTGACACTCCTCCCCAGGAGGTCGCTGGATGTCCTGTGATCGAGGTGGTCACCACAGACGGCGTCAAACTCAGGCTCGGCCCAAGCCATTGGCTGATGCTGCGCTTCTCTGGGACAGAACCCTTGCTTCGCCTCTATTGCGAAGCCCCCAGCCCGTCGCGGGTCGAGGAGGTTCTGAACTGGGCCCGCACCTTTGCAGACGCTATATGA